From the Cryptomeria japonica chromosome 2, Sugi_1.0, whole genome shotgun sequence genome, one window contains:
- the LOC131042095 gene encoding alpha carbonic anhydrase 7, whose protein sequence is MSVLSLLVLLCYALFITTTTSIQQNNLNYLRTTVMRNRYSDEGNETETRWDYGCDSGVGPSEWGEQSPKWVLCSKGAEQSPIRILSFDVAKDRHTTYLETMYHPASATFIHDGNLVKLKWKGGFLYIDGILYELYETRFHTPSEHSINGKIYPLEMQMMHRDLNNGGMVILAILFEIDDKINKFLDQLGIVSGSSRYSATNKWCIFAAGEFLHG, encoded by the exons ATGAGCGTTCTATCCCTATTGGTTCTATTATGCTATGCATTATTTATCACTACCACCACCTCCATACAG CAGAACAATCTCAACTACCTCAGAACAACTGTAATGCGTAATCGATACTCTGATGAAGGCAACGAAACAG AGACACGATGGGATTATGGATGTGATAGTGGTGTTGGACCCAGTGAATGGGGAGAACAATCCCCAAAGTGGGTGCTTTGTAGCAAGGGAGCAGAACAATCTCCCATCAGAATACTCTCCTTTGATGTTGCTAAGGATCGACATACGACTTATCTGGAAACAATGTATCATCCTGCATCTGCCACTTTCATCCATGATGGCAATCTTGTCAAG CTGAAGTGGAAGGGTGGCTTTCTGTACATTGATGGGATTCTTTATGAACTTTATGAGACTAGGTTCCATACACCATCTGAGCATTCCATCAATGGAAAAAT CTATCCATTGGAAATGCAGATGATGCATAGGGATTTAAATAACGGTGGCATGGTTATCTTGGCTATACTCTTCGAAATTGATGACAAGATAAACAAGTTTCTAGATCAG TTAGGCATAGTCTCCGGTTCATCACGATACTCCGCCACCAACAAGTGGTGTATATTCGCTGCTGGAGAATTTCTCCATGGCTGA